In the Nitrospirales bacterium LBB_01 genome, one interval contains:
- a CDS encoding TolC family protein, which translates to MKKWTFNTITYNLFTMSLLFSIVLTTAAYAHEYSLNELYEIALKNSERIKISEEELYISETGKKKAVAAFLPNVTAYGQYYRYSTDKYNGFNYLIQPERTLLGGVKLEETISLGGAQFSRLDISKRMIEKSGFELYSTKETFLFDVASWYFNVLKAKTAVTLAENSAERLRSYKNSAETKLKAGEITKTALYRAKAELSGAMAELLKAQNDLSVKTSALARNIGISGEFALADYAVARKINEAEIETILSACKTTETACLVDAAMAERAEVKAAMSALEMTKKQISYAKSAFLPSLTLEGLYQKRDDSPPTTDNMPPETIYGAVKLSFPVFEGGLRYAEVSEAVHKKNQSELALLDLKKSLENDVEASYYTFLTLKKTFTYIRDQLDYASENYIAVSRQFNEGLATSLDVIDANNLLTLSEKQYFDAYYDLSLSTLKLKRSVGLFLKSISTKKEKNG; encoded by the coding sequence ATGAAGAAATGGACTTTTAACACAATTACTTATAATCTATTCACAATGTCGCTGCTTTTTAGCATTGTTCTGACCACTGCCGCTTATGCCCATGAGTATTCACTCAATGAGCTGTATGAAATAGCGCTGAAAAATTCTGAGAGAATTAAAATCTCAGAAGAGGAACTTTATATATCTGAGACTGGCAAAAAAAAGGCTGTGGCTGCTTTTTTACCAAATGTTACAGCCTATGGACAGTATTACAGATACAGCACCGATAAGTATAATGGGTTTAATTACCTGATCCAGCCTGAGCGAACTCTGCTTGGCGGCGTTAAACTTGAGGAGACCATCTCGCTTGGCGGCGCTCAGTTTAGCCGCCTTGATATTTCAAAACGAATGATTGAAAAATCAGGCTTTGAGCTGTATTCAACAAAGGAAACCTTCTTGTTTGATGTAGCCTCATGGTACTTTAATGTTCTTAAAGCTAAAACGGCGGTTACACTTGCAGAGAATAGCGCTGAGAGATTAAGAAGCTATAAAAACTCCGCTGAGACTAAACTTAAAGCCGGTGAAATTACAAAAACAGCCCTGTATAGGGCTAAGGCTGAACTATCCGGCGCTATGGCCGAACTCCTTAAAGCTCAAAACGACCTCAGCGTTAAAACCTCAGCCCTTGCCAGAAATATCGGCATAAGCGGCGAATTTGCCCTTGCCGACTACGCTGTTGCACGTAAAATTAATGAAGCCGAAATAGAAACAATTCTCTCTGCCTGTAAAACAACTGAAACCGCTTGTCTTGTTGATGCCGCTATGGCAGAGCGTGCAGAGGTAAAGGCTGCGATGTCCGCACTGGAGATGACCAAAAAACAAATTAGTTATGCTAAAAGCGCCTTTTTGCCGTCTCTAACCCTTGAGGGCCTGTATCAAAAAAGAGACGACTCTCCTCCCACCACAGACAACATGCCGCCTGAGACTATATACGGGGCAGTTAAACTGTCTTTCCCTGTCTTTGAAGGCGGTCTGAGATATGCAGAAGTCTCTGAGGCAGTGCACAAGAAAAACCAAAGTGAATTAGCCCTCCTTGATTTAAAAAAATCTCTTGAAAATGATGTTGAGGCATCATACTATACGTTCCTAACGCTTAAAAAAACATTTACCTACATTAGAGATCAACTGGACTATGCCAGCGAAAATTACATTGCTGTATCAAGACAATTTAACGAGGGTCTTGCCACAAGCCTTGACGTCATTGACGCCAATAATCTTTTAACGCTTTCTGAAAAACAGTACTTTGATGCTTACTACGATCTCTCCCTATCCACTCTTAAACTTAAACGCTCAGTGGGCTTATTCTTAAAATCTATTTCAACTAAGAAGGAAAAAAATGGTTAA
- a CDS encoding efflux RND transporter periplasmic adaptor subunit, producing MVKIQTTLLILLVLIAAYGCNEKETTTKDEKAIKVQVAAVKTVFLKPFIEATGTLEPFERITISSEADGLIKKLYVSEGEAVKKGDPLVLIDTKDYSLELSRTQQAYKQAQATLSNTKLEFERKKALLDEELVTKQQFDDVTTRKAIAEAELERMAAASDLAKIKLTKTKPASPITGAVELKKVSAGDFVRYGSPMFSIIQTSKLKLYFNVAERNSATIKPGNDVEFSVDAVPSKKFTAKITMVYPALDDKTRMLKLEAVVDNSDGTLKAGYFAKVTLYAASSSDVLAVPSTSLIHEGEKSKVFVIEGNTAKQRQVSTGQSFNLEGVDLTVVYDGIKAGEQVVTVGQQALFDGAQVKVVVENIK from the coding sequence ATGGTTAAAATACAAACAACTTTACTAATCCTCCTTGTTCTAATCGCCGCATACGGCTGCAATGAAAAAGAAACCACAACTAAGGATGAAAAAGCAATAAAAGTACAGGTTGCTGCGGTTAAAACGGTATTTCTAAAACCTTTTATTGAAGCAACCGGCACTCTTGAGCCTTTTGAGCGGATAACGATAAGCAGCGAGGCAGATGGTCTCATTAAAAAGCTCTATGTTAGCGAGGGTGAAGCGGTTAAAAAAGGCGACCCCCTTGTCCTTATTGATACCAAAGATTACTCACTTGAGCTTTCACGCACGCAACAAGCATATAAACAAGCACAGGCCACACTCTCTAACACAAAATTGGAGTTTGAACGAAAGAAAGCGCTCCTTGATGAGGAATTGGTTACAAAGCAGCAGTTTGACGATGTTACAACCAGAAAAGCAATCGCCGAGGCTGAGCTAGAAAGAATGGCAGCAGCGTCTGATTTAGCAAAAATAAAACTTACCAAAACTAAACCCGCAAGTCCGATTACCGGCGCTGTTGAGCTGAAAAAGGTATCAGCCGGTGATTTTGTAAGATACGGCTCCCCTATGTTTAGTATTATTCAAACATCTAAACTTAAACTCTACTTTAATGTTGCCGAAAGAAACTCGGCAACAATAAAACCTGGAAACGATGTGGAATTCTCGGTTGATGCGGTACCATCCAAAAAGTTTACAGCAAAAATAACTATGGTCTATCCGGCTCTTGACGATAAAACCAGAATGCTTAAACTTGAGGCTGTTGTTGATAACTCAGATGGTACTCTAAAGGCAGGGTATTTTGCAAAAGTCACATTATATGCAGCAAGCTCCAGCGATGTGCTGGCAGTCCCCTCAACATCGCTAATCCATGAGGGTGAAAAGTCAAAGGTGTTCGTAATTGAGGGAAACACGGCAAAACAGCGGCAAGTTTCAACTGGTCAGAGTTTTAACCTTGAGGGAGTTGATCTCACTGTGGTCTATGACGGTATAAAAGCCGGCGAGCAGGTTGTTACGGTTGGTCAGCAAGCCCTATTTGACGGCGCTCAGGTTAAAGTTGTAGTTGAGAACATAAAGTGA
- a CDS encoding efflux RND transporter permease subunit produces the protein MKLPDISIKRPVFATMIILSLVLLGAVSYPSIGVDLFPKVDFPIISLTTRLPGASPEVMDIDITDKIEESINTINGVKSITSISTEGVSTIIVEFVLDRNIELAAQDVREKVSAIRAALPKDIYEPVVAKVDMDSFPVLWLALTGKKSVREISTYADETLKEALQKIQGVGAIQTTGLRLRQVRIWLDKERLRAYSITGADIVNALRAGNIELPGGRIESATKEFTVKIKGEFKSPEEFNNLIITYKDGKAVRLKDVGKALDDMAESRSIARFNGETAVGLGIQKQSGTNTADVVDKVKKELETIKKTLPPGLTIGISFDQSIFIKRSINEVMHHLVYGGIFASIAVLIFLGSLRVTLISALAIPTSIVSTFAMMHFLDFTFNNMSMLALSLSIGILVDDAIIVIENIHRHMKLGMSAREAASHGTDEIGLAVMATTFAIVAIFLPVAFMKGLVGRFFNQFALTVVFAVLMSMFVSLTLTPMLASRYLKEHDDADCSENPTIFRLLYCWFNTHYMKLEGIYRGVLKYSLEHRLKVLAFGFVIFMFSIFMVKFIGKEMLPPEDQARFVVRLQAPVDYSVSSVDNMFKKAEDIIRAQYGVQTVFYAHGFGQSGEINKATVFITLTNKRERTKSQEKIKSEVRKLLQSQVPGLKATVEDVSILGGGQRNALIQYNIRGPDLSALESFSRVIMDKFSKVPGIVDVDSSTEFGKPEVRVYVDRDRAADLGVDIATIAEAINLLIGGEVDVSKYKDESKGRRYDVRVRLNLEDRTKSGDIGGIYVRAKDGRLIELSSVVKTVEAGGPSVINRVDRQRAVLIFANLEKKPLGEAVEDLRSISEGILPQGYSGIFKGMADTMGESFYYLTFAIFLGIFMAYMILAAQFESFIHPITVLLAMPFSFIGAFGALLITGMTLNIFSFIGLILLMGLVKKNSILLVNYTNTLRERGMSCREALIEAGPVRLRPILMTTLAMIFGMTPIALALGDGSETRAPMAVATIGGLITSLFLTLLVVPSAYDLFDELQMKIMGKLR, from the coding sequence GTGAAACTACCTGATATTTCAATAAAACGTCCTGTTTTTGCCACTATGATTATTCTTTCCCTCGTACTTTTGGGTGCAGTCAGCTATCCATCAATTGGAGTGGATTTATTTCCAAAAGTTGATTTCCCCATAATTAGTTTAACCACAAGGCTGCCTGGAGCAAGTCCTGAGGTCATGGACATAGACATAACGGACAAAATTGAGGAAAGCATAAACACGATAAACGGCGTTAAGTCTATCACATCTATCAGCACTGAGGGAGTTTCTACAATCATAGTGGAATTTGTACTGGATAGAAACATAGAGCTTGCAGCACAAGACGTAAGAGAGAAAGTTTCGGCAATTCGGGCAGCACTGCCAAAAGATATTTATGAGCCGGTTGTTGCTAAGGTTGATATGGATAGCTTTCCGGTACTGTGGTTAGCACTTACAGGCAAAAAATCGGTGCGTGAGATTTCAACCTATGCCGATGAAACACTTAAAGAGGCGCTGCAAAAAATTCAGGGTGTGGGTGCAATTCAAACTACAGGGTTGCGGCTGAGGCAGGTACGGATATGGCTTGACAAAGAGAGGCTCAGGGCTTATAGCATAACCGGCGCCGACATCGTTAACGCTCTTAGAGCAGGAAACATAGAGCTTCCCGGCGGTAGAATTGAAAGCGCCACTAAGGAATTCACGGTTAAGATAAAGGGCGAGTTTAAATCACCGGAGGAGTTTAATAACCTTATCATCACCTACAAAGACGGTAAGGCAGTGCGTTTGAAAGATGTTGGTAAGGCGCTGGATGATATGGCAGAGAGCCGTTCAATAGCCAGATTTAACGGCGAGACTGCCGTCGGACTTGGCATTCAAAAACAGTCAGGAACCAACACGGCAGATGTCGTTGACAAGGTAAAGAAGGAACTTGAAACCATTAAAAAGACGCTTCCTCCCGGGCTAACGATTGGAATCAGCTTTGACCAATCCATATTTATAAAACGCTCCATAAACGAGGTTATGCACCATTTGGTTTACGGAGGAATTTTTGCATCCATTGCCGTGCTGATTTTTCTTGGCAGTTTGCGTGTCACTCTGATTAGTGCCCTTGCCATTCCCACAAGCATAGTGTCAACTTTTGCGATGATGCACTTTCTGGATTTCACGTTTAACAATATGAGTATGCTTGCGCTGTCGCTTTCAATAGGAATTTTAGTGGATGACGCTATAATAGTGATAGAAAATATCCACAGGCATATGAAATTAGGGATGTCTGCAAGGGAGGCAGCGTCACATGGCACCGATGAGATTGGGCTTGCCGTCATGGCAACAACGTTTGCAATTGTTGCAATATTTTTGCCTGTGGCTTTTATGAAAGGGCTTGTCGGACGATTCTTTAACCAGTTTGCTCTGACTGTTGTCTTTGCCGTATTAATGTCTATGTTTGTCTCCTTAACGCTAACTCCTATGCTTGCATCAAGATACCTTAAAGAGCATGATGACGCCGATTGCAGCGAAAACCCAACCATCTTTAGGCTTTTATACTGCTGGTTTAACACTCATTACATGAAACTTGAGGGGATTTACAGAGGGGTACTAAAATATTCGCTTGAACACCGGTTGAAAGTCCTTGCGTTTGGTTTTGTTATATTTATGTTTAGCATATTTATGGTGAAATTTATTGGAAAAGAGATGCTTCCCCCTGAAGACCAGGCGCGTTTTGTTGTTAGGCTTCAGGCTCCTGTGGATTATTCAGTAAGCTCAGTTGACAACATGTTTAAAAAGGCAGAGGATATAATCCGTGCACAATATGGAGTTCAGACGGTGTTTTACGCACACGGTTTTGGGCAAAGCGGAGAGATAAATAAGGCCACTGTGTTTATCACGTTAACAAACAAGAGGGAGCGTACAAAATCTCAGGAAAAGATAAAGTCGGAGGTCAGGAAACTTCTACAGTCTCAGGTGCCGGGGCTTAAGGCAACGGTAGAAGACGTATCAATTTTGGGCGGTGGTCAGAGAAACGCTCTGATTCAATACAATATCCGAGGCCCAGATCTATCCGCACTTGAGAGTTTTTCCAGGGTAATCATGGACAAATTTTCTAAAGTTCCGGGAATTGTGGATGTTGACAGTTCAACAGAGTTTGGAAAGCCTGAGGTGCGGGTTTATGTTGACAGAGACCGTGCCGCAGATTTGGGTGTTGATATAGCGACTATTGCTGAGGCAATCAATCTGCTTATTGGCGGCGAGGTGGATGTGTCAAAGTATAAGGATGAGTCTAAGGGGCGGCGTTACGATGTCCGGGTGAGGCTTAATCTTGAAGATAGGACTAAATCTGGCGACATCGGCGGGATTTATGTAAGGGCAAAGGATGGGCGGTTGATTGAGCTGTCAAGCGTGGTAAAGACAGTTGAGGCCGGTGGCCCATCGGTTATAAACCGTGTGGACAGGCAGCGGGCAGTGCTGATATTTGCAAACCTTGAGAAGAAACCTCTTGGAGAGGCTGTCGAGGATCTTCGCAGCATATCGGAGGGGATTTTGCCTCAAGGGTATTCTGGAATTTTTAAGGGGATGGCAGATACGATGGGGGAGTCGTTTTATTATCTGACATTTGCAATATTTCTGGGCATTTTTATGGCCTATATGATATTAGCGGCGCAGTTTGAGAGTTTTATTCATCCTATTACGGTGCTGCTTGCTATGCCGTTTTCATTTATTGGAGCGTTTGGGGCGCTTCTAATTACCGGCATGACGCTGAACATATTTAGTTTTATAGGGTTAATCCTTTTAATGGGGCTTGTTAAGAAAAATTCAATCTTGCTTGTTAACTACACAAACACTCTAAGAGAGCGTGGAATGAGCTGCAGAGAGGCGCTGATTGAGGCAGGCCCCGTGAGACTTCGCCCGATACTTATGACAACCCTTGCGATGATTTTTGGCATGACCCCGATAGCATTAGCGCTTGGCGATGGCTCAGAAACACGCGCCCCAATGGCAGTAGCTACAATTGGCGGCCTTATCACATCTTTGTTTCTAACACTTTTGGTCGTACCCTCTGCCTATGACCTCTTTGACGAACTCCAAATGAAAATAATGGGGAAATTGAGATGA
- a CDS encoding tetratricopeptide repeat protein, which translates to MADYKCQRCSSAMNLNGHHISYPDNFEDDNVDNIVILCKNCHEIIHEKNIQYKTNKKYKYHANAQIKTNRKFDNSSTSKEAEAYFNSGFLHYKNGDHEQAITDYTKGIELDPNSASAYNNLGSSYNNKGEYDRAIADYNRAIELNPHLTEAYNNRGNSYKNKGDYYNAIDDYSTAARLGYIDAQSFLQSQGIKW; encoded by the coding sequence ATGGCTGATTATAAATGTCAAAGGTGTTCCTCAGCCATGAATTTAAATGGACATCATATATCATACCCAGATAACTTTGAGGACGATAACGTTGATAATATAGTTATCTTGTGTAAAAACTGCCATGAGATAATTCATGAAAAAAATATTCAATATAAGACAAACAAAAAATATAAGTATCATGCAAATGCACAAATAAAAACTAACAGAAAATTTGACAATAGCAGTACTTCAAAAGAGGCTGAGGCATACTTTAATAGTGGGTTTTTGCACTATAAAAATGGGGACCACGAGCAAGCTATTACTGATTATACAAAAGGTATAGAGTTAGACCCGAATTCTGCATCGGCGTATAATAATCTGGGAAGTTCATATAATAATAAAGGGGAATATGACAGAGCTATTGCAGATTATAATAGAGCAATAGAGTTAAACCCTCACTTGACTGAGGCATACAATAACCGTGGAAACTCATATAAAAACAAAGGAGATTATTACAACGCAATTGATGACTATAGTACAGCAGCTCGGCTCGGTTATATTGACGCACAATCTTTTTTACAATCCCAAGGCATCAAGTGGTAG